From a single Acidobacteriota bacterium genomic region:
- the radA gene encoding DNA repair protein RadA: protein MAKSPSTIFVCQNCGESARKWLGQCPGCREWNTLVEERVRTAAVASRSFTGRAVGAAPLAYSSIESQDDARTTAGIAEFDRVLGGGIVAGSLVLIGGTPGIGKSTIVLQIADRMTAAGERVLYVSGEESERQIKLRGERLGISADGLFVLPETNLESLLAQTAELRPTLVIIDSIQTIFSERVESAPGSVSQVREVAGQLMLFAKSTGTSMFITGHVTKDGSIAGPKTLEHIVDTVLYFEGDRHHNHRIIRATKNRFGAANEIGVFEMTGTGLVAVANPSELFLQERPAGASGSVVTVAMEGTRPMLVEIQALVSGTKFGTGRRMTQGFDQNRASLLIAVMEKRLGMQLSGDDVFINIAGGIEIDEPAADLGVIAAIASSFRNLEVPPETAVFGEIGLTGEVRGVLQAQARAREAQTLGFKKLILPESNRKGLEKLLGIRVVGVRTLEEAIGELF, encoded by the coding sequence ATGGCAAAGTCCCCTTCAACCATCTTCGTTTGTCAGAACTGCGGTGAGTCCGCCCGAAAATGGCTCGGCCAATGCCCGGGCTGCCGCGAGTGGAACACGCTTGTTGAAGAGCGCGTCCGAACCGCTGCCGTCGCCAGCCGAAGCTTCACCGGCCGCGCAGTCGGGGCAGCACCGCTTGCCTATTCAAGCATTGAATCGCAGGACGACGCACGGACGACCGCCGGCATTGCCGAGTTTGACCGCGTGCTCGGCGGCGGCATCGTTGCGGGTTCGCTCGTGCTCATCGGCGGCACGCCTGGCATCGGCAAATCGACCATCGTGCTCCAGATCGCCGACCGGATGACCGCCGCCGGCGAACGCGTTCTTTACGTCTCGGGCGAGGAAAGCGAGCGGCAGATAAAGCTCCGCGGCGAACGCCTCGGCATCTCGGCAGATGGCCTCTTTGTCCTGCCCGAAACCAATCTCGAGTCGCTCCTAGCACAGACCGCCGAGCTGCGGCCCACGCTCGTCATCATCGATTCGATCCAGACCATTTTCAGCGAGCGCGTCGAATCCGCACCCGGCAGCGTTTCGCAGGTCCGCGAGGTCGCCGGCCAACTGATGCTTTTTGCCAAGAGCACCGGAACATCGATGTTCATCACCGGCCACGTGACCAAGGACGGCTCGATCGCCGGCCCAAAAACGCTCGAGCACATCGTCGATACGGTGCTCTATTTCGAGGGCGACCGCCACCACAATCACCGCATCATCCGGGCGACCAAGAACCGCTTTGGGGCGGCAAACGAGATCGGTGTTTTTGAGATGACCGGAACCGGGCTAGTCGCCGTCGCGAATCCTTCGGAGCTTTTTCTGCAGGAACGTCCCGCCGGAGCAAGCGGCTCGGTCGTCACGGTGGCGATGGAAGGCACACGCCCAATGCTCGTCGAGATCCAAGCTCTCGTCAGTGGAACAAAGTTTGGCACGGGCCGCCGAATGACGCAGGGCTTTGACCAGAACCGGGCGTCGCTGCTGATCGCGGTGATGGAAAAACGGCTCGGGATGCAGCTTTCCGGCGACGACGTTTTTATCAACATCGCCGGCGGGATCGAGATCGATGAGCCCGCGGCCGACCTCGGCGTTATTGCCGCGATCGCATCGAGCTTTCGCAATCTCGAAGTGCCGCCGGAAACGGCCGTTTTTGGCGAGATCGGCCTGACCGGCGAGGTCCGCGGGGTCTTGCAGGCACAGGCTCGTGCCCGTGAGGCGCAGACGCTCGGGTTCAAGAAGCTCATCCTGCCCGAATCGAACCGAAAGGGCCTTGAAAAGCTTCTCGGCATCCGCGTCGTCGGCGTTCGCACCCTTGAGGAAGCGATCGGGGAGCTATTTTGA
- a CDS encoding TRAM domain-containing protein produces the protein MDVLIIRLAFIGLLAVVGFLLNPLAFTTWLGDIDFTTRKFASAALGGLIAILVIAFEIRVRRASLKTLIGAAIGSILGIIGAFLIGILIAFQKVEAVPAEMQTFLTISLAFFMGYVGLMVGAAKGDYLDLSALGGIFADKTPQLDFRVLDTSVIIDGRIADIAETGFLGGSLVIPNFILTELQQVADSADSSKRQRGRRGLDMLQRLRSNTKLDVQIIETDFPSVKEVDLKLIELAKSLDAIIVTNDFNLNKVAQLRGVAVLNINELANALKPVVLPGEAMRVFVLKEGKEYNQGVAYLDDGTMVVIDNARKLIGKTADIAVTSVLQTTAGKMIFGRLWEEKEEQGGDSVIHDSRSLGFKRATRDLRQSTIIEQVK, from the coding sequence CTGGACGTTTTGATCATTAGACTAGCCTTTATCGGCCTGCTCGCGGTGGTCGGTTTCCTCCTGAACCCGCTTGCCTTTACCACTTGGTTGGGCGACATCGATTTCACCACCCGGAAGTTCGCTTCGGCCGCCCTCGGAGGGTTGATCGCCATTCTCGTTATTGCGTTTGAGATCCGCGTCCGCCGAGCCTCGCTCAAGACGCTGATCGGCGCCGCGATCGGTTCCATTCTTGGCATCATCGGAGCTTTCCTGATCGGCATTCTTATCGCCTTCCAAAAGGTGGAAGCGGTCCCGGCAGAAATGCAGACGTTTCTGACCATTTCGCTGGCCTTTTTTATGGGCTATGTCGGGCTGATGGTCGGTGCGGCGAAGGGCGATTATCTTGACCTCTCGGCACTTGGCGGCATTTTTGCTGATAAGACGCCGCAGCTTGATTTTAGGGTTCTCGATACCTCGGTCATTATCGATGGCCGCATTGCGGACATCGCGGAAACGGGTTTTTTGGGCGGCAGCCTCGTGATACCAAATTTTATTCTTACCGAGTTGCAGCAGGTGGCGGATTCTGCCGATTCATCAAAGCGGCAACGCGGCCGCCGCGGGCTTGATATGCTCCAGCGGCTTCGGAGCAACACAAAGCTTGATGTGCAGATAATCGAGACGGATTTTCCGTCGGTAAAGGAAGTTGACCTAAAGCTGATCGAGCTTGCCAAGAGCCTTGACGCAATAATAGTTACCAACGACTTTAACCTTAATAAGGTCGCCCAGCTTCGCGGCGTCGCGGTGCTTAATATCAATGAACTTGCCAACGCCCTCAAGCCGGTCGTGCTTCCGGGCGAAGCGATGCGTGTTTTCGTGCTAAAAGAAGGCAAGGAATATAACCAGGGCGTCGCATATCTCGACGACGGGACGATGGTAGTTATCGATAATGCCCGCAAGCTTATCGGCAAAACGGCGGACATCGCCGTGACCAGTGTGCTGCAGACGACGGCCGGCAAGATGATCTTCGGCCGGCTCTGGGAAGAGAAAGAAGAACAGGGCGGCGACAGCGTTATACATGACTCGCGTTCGCTCGGGTTCAAGCGGGCGACCCGCGACCTGCGCCAATCGACGATAATCGAGCAGGTGAAGTAG
- a CDS encoding BMP family ABC transporter substrate-binding protein, with product MLTSSCALRNEAAREGCRGKIGIVFDIGGKNDRSFNAAAWEGVQRAERELGVCLYDVEPGSPTSIEPAMRAFAEKDFDLVIGVGFAQGPIMQKVAFDYPNVKFAIVDGVIFEADGKTPRSNVASLVFREHEGSYLVGMIAAAKSRTGVLGFLGGMDIPLIHRFNKGYEEGAKAVNPNIRVVTNYVGVTDHAWNNPGKGRELALSQIEKGADVIFTAAGNSGLGAFDAVEQFGKNADGEANRFVIGVDSNQNMVKPGFVLTSMVKRVDNAVFDAVQEVLEGRFQGGFHVFGLDKDGVAYSLDDFNRSLVSAELLERVEAAKAKIIAGEIKVTDAMAPKSD from the coding sequence ATGCTCACGTCATCTTGCGCACTTCGAAATGAGGCGGCCCGCGAGGGGTGCCGGGGCAAGATCGGCATCGTCTTCGATATCGGCGGCAAGAACGACCGCTCGTTCAACGCAGCGGCGTGGGAAGGCGTTCAGCGTGCCGAGCGTGAGCTTGGCGTTTGTCTTTACGACGTTGAGCCCGGCAGCCCAACATCGATCGAGCCGGCGATGCGGGCGTTTGCCGAGAAGGATTTTGACCTCGTGATCGGCGTCGGCTTTGCTCAAGGGCCGATTATGCAGAAGGTGGCTTTTGACTACCCGAATGTGAAGTTTGCGATAGTTGACGGCGTTATCTTTGAGGCCGATGGAAAGACGCCGCGGAGCAATGTCGCCTCGCTTGTATTTCGCGAACACGAGGGCTCGTATCTCGTCGGGATGATCGCCGCGGCCAAGTCGCGGACCGGCGTGCTCGGTTTCTTGGGCGGAATGGACATCCCGCTTATTCATCGATTTAACAAGGGTTACGAAGAAGGGGCGAAGGCCGTAAACCCGAATATTCGCGTCGTGACGAACTACGTCGGCGTGACTGACCATGCATGGAACAATCCCGGAAAGGGCCGCGAGCTGGCTCTCTCGCAGATAGAAAAGGGTGCTGATGTGATCTTCACAGCGGCGGGCAACTCGGGACTCGGGGCATTTGATGCGGTCGAGCAATTCGGGAAAAACGCCGACGGCGAGGCGAATCGGTTCGTCATCGGCGTCGATTCGAACCAGAATATGGTCAAGCCCGGTTTCGTGCTCACCTCGATGGTCAAGCGGGTTGATAACGCGGTTTTCGACGCCGTGCAGGAAGTGCTCGAAGGGCGTTTTCAGGGCGGCTTCCACGTCTTTGGCCTCGACAAGGACGGCGTCGCCTATTCGCTTGATGATTTCAACCGTTCGCTCGTCTCCGCCGAATTGCTCGAACGAGTAGAAGCCGCAAAGGCGAAGATAATCGCCGGCGAGATCAAGGTCACGGACGCAATGGCGCCCAAATCGGATTAA
- a CDS encoding DUF3368 domain-containing protein, with the protein MIIISDTTPLHYLILIDEARILPELLGQIVIPTEVFSELQAEKTPQKIKDYLAVVPDWLSIRTPSVVIDEDLAEIDPGERAAILLAEELSADGIVIDDLAGRTIASRRGLRVIGTLGLIEAAGERGLLDINDTLDRIIEAGFFISRRLEQQIRNRS; encoded by the coding sequence ATGATCATCATCTCAGACACTACTCCACTTCATTATCTGATCTTGATCGATGAAGCCCGCATCTTGCCGGAACTGCTTGGGCAGATCGTTATACCGACAGAAGTGTTTAGTGAACTTCAGGCTGAAAAGACGCCGCAAAAGATAAAGGACTATTTGGCGGTCGTCCCGGATTGGCTTTCGATTCGCACCCCAAGCGTAGTGATTGACGAAGATCTGGCCGAGATCGATCCGGGCGAACGGGCAGCCATCTTGCTCGCGGAAGAACTTTCTGCTGATGGCATTGTGATCGATGATCTCGCGGGCCGGACCATCGCTTCCCGACGGGGCCTGAGGGTGATCGGCACGCTTGGGTTGATCGAGGCGGCGGGTGAGCGTGGTTTGCTAGACATCAATGACACGCTCGATCGCATCATCGAGGCAGGGTTTTTCATTTCTCGCAGGTTGGAACAACAGATACGGAACCGGAGTTAG
- a CDS encoding phosphoenolpyruvate kinase — protein MKKTVFEEGDEGVRLIIKQRGKQPPPAPPAPLRTPVHVLYGGADRYAADTPAKLGKIALTTLDTYCRNFAEFADAMQLPGCGSLPTLSGAATKLARSIRNETDRAKAEDPAAWLAFSVFQKVRAKLKSEPVEDFRIDFEDGYGFRPDEEEDADAERTARELAAAFLTKKITAGSGFRVKSFDPATHSRAKRTLDLFLSAFLAETNGRVPPGFVVTLPKVADRSEVKDICSRLKKAEKKHGLAPNSIGLELLIETPEAVFDKKGSVAIRGIVEAAKGRCTSVHFGAYDFTSSLGIAAADQDIAHPACDLARQLMLISLAPLGIRLSDSVTTEMPIPPHRQEPLDPMMEAENRRAVFGGWRRHFRNVRRSMSQGFFQSWDLHPNQLPARYAAVYHFYIESFDENAERLRGFAERSTRATLTGNAFDDAASVRGLLNFFLRGISCGAFSESEAEAATGVSAEAIRSLDVSKLT, from the coding sequence ATGAAAAAGACGGTTTTTGAAGAAGGCGACGAAGGCGTTCGGCTGATCATAAAGCAACGCGGAAAGCAGCCGCCGCCCGCACCTCCGGCACCGCTTCGCACACCGGTCCACGTCCTTTATGGCGGGGCCGATCGCTATGCTGCAGATACGCCGGCAAAGCTCGGCAAGATCGCCCTGACGACGCTCGACACCTACTGCCGCAACTTCGCCGAATTCGCCGACGCGATGCAGCTTCCCGGTTGCGGTTCGCTGCCGACGCTGAGCGGCGCCGCGACCAAGCTCGCACGGTCGATCCGCAACGAAACCGACCGTGCAAAGGCCGAAGACCCGGCGGCCTGGCTCGCCTTCAGCGTCTTTCAGAAGGTCCGGGCGAAGCTCAAAAGCGAGCCGGTCGAGGATTTCCGCATCGATTTCGAAGACGGCTACGGCTTCCGCCCCGATGAAGAAGAGGACGCCGACGCCGAGCGGACGGCCCGCGAACTCGCCGCCGCCTTCCTGACCAAAAAGATCACCGCCGGCTCCGGCTTTCGCGTAAAATCGTTCGACCCCGCAACACATTCACGAGCTAAAAGAACGCTCGATCTTTTTCTCTCAGCGTTTCTGGCTGAAACAAATGGCCGCGTTCCGCCGGGCTTTGTCGTGACTCTCCCCAAGGTCGCCGACCGCTCGGAGGTAAAGGACATATGCTCGCGGCTCAAAAAGGCCGAAAAGAAGCACGGGCTCGCTCCCAATTCCATCGGCCTTGAACTGCTGATCGAAACGCCTGAGGCCGTGTTCGATAAAAAAGGTTCGGTCGCCATCCGCGGCATTGTCGAAGCGGCGAAGGGACGCTGCACCTCGGTCCATTTCGGTGCTTACGATTTCACCTCGTCGCTCGGCATCGCCGCCGCCGACCAGGACATCGCCCATCCGGCATGCGACCTCGCACGGCAGTTGATGCTCATCTCGCTCGCGCCGCTCGGCATTCGGCTTTCGGATTCGGTCACGACCGAGATGCCGATACCGCCGCATCGCCAAGAGCCGCTCGACCCGATGATGGAAGCTGAGAATCGCAGAGCGGTCTTCGGCGGCTGGCGGCGGCATTTCCGCAACGTCCGCCGCTCGATGTCGCAGGGCTTTTTCCAAAGCTGGGACCTGCACCCAAATCAACTCCCGGCGCGCTACGCCGCGGTCTATCACTTTTATATTGAATCGTTTGATGAGAACGCCGAACGCCTCCGCGGCTTTGCCGAGCGCTCAACGCGGGCGACGCTCACCGGCAACGCCTTTGACGACGCGGCTTCGGTCCGCGGGCTCTTGAATTTCTTTTTGCGTGGAATTTCTTGCGGGGCATTTAGCGAGTCCGAGGCCGAGGCGGCGACCGGAGTTTCGGCCGAAGCCATCCGCTCGCTCGATGTCTCTAAACTGACCTAA
- a CDS encoding nuclear transport factor 2 family protein, translated as MKTKFYILAFLALCFFAADSNAQERSAADEPAKALIDRMTTAQAGYDPKTLDAIFTADFIEISPAGEFDPRAKVIDFYKPENAAKAAGISVTVDEDFRSIRFYGDTAIVIAELSFKMTRNGTALPVRKMMLTAVLRKEKKTWKIASAQYTGVRPPAGAAKPQ; from the coding sequence ATGAAAACCAAGTTCTACATCCTCGCCTTTCTCGCATTGTGTTTTTTCGCCGCCGATTCAAATGCCCAAGAAAGATCGGCCGCCGATGAACCCGCGAAAGCCCTCATCGACCGGATGACGACCGCCCAGGCCGGCTACGACCCGAAGACGCTCGACGCGATCTTTACGGCGGACTTCATTGAGATTTCGCCGGCGGGTGAATTCGACCCGCGTGCGAAGGTCATCGATTTCTATAAGCCCGAGAATGCGGCAAAGGCCGCCGGCATCAGCGTCACGGTCGATGAAGATTTTCGCTCGATCCGGTTCTACGGCGATACGGCAATCGTGATCGCGGAACTCTCATTCAAGATGACGCGAAACGGCACGGCCCTTCCCGTTCGTAAGATGATGCTCACCGCCGTACTTCGTAAAGAGAAAAAAACTTGGAAGATCGCATCAGCCCAATACACCGGCGTCCGCCCGCCCGCCGGAGCGGCGAAACCGCAGTAA
- the ispD gene encoding 2-C-methyl-D-erythritol 4-phosphate cytidylyltransferase yields MNTAIIVAAGSGSRFGADRPKQFLELAGKPIIARTVLIFEASPMIDAIVVVASADFLEETEAVLGKERLTKLRKIVAGGETRSESVHAGLSAVPEGTEIVAVHDGVRPLVSEDEIERTIRAAADYGAACLSAQMTDTVKVVDGAYVVGTLDRRELRRALTPQVFRYEVLKEAYNEAVLGEAVTDECFLVEESGTEVLSVAGSPRNIKITTPLDLVIAEALFAAGTEV; encoded by the coding sequence ATGAATACAGCTATTATAGTTGCGGCCGGTTCGGGTTCCCGTTTTGGGGCGGACCGGCCGAAACAGTTTCTAGAACTTGCGGGGAAGCCGATCATCGCGAGGACGGTTTTGATATTCGAAGCGTCGCCGATGATCGATGCAATAGTCGTCGTGGCGTCGGCGGATTTTCTCGAGGAGACGGAAGCCGTGCTTGGGAAGGAACGCTTGACGAAGCTCCGGAAGATCGTTGCCGGCGGCGAGACGCGTTCGGAATCGGTTCATGCCGGGCTTTCTGCTGTGCCCGAAGGGACAGAGATAGTTGCTGTCCACGACGGTGTAAGGCCGCTGGTCTCGGAAGACGAGATCGAACGCACCATCCGTGCGGCCGCGGACTACGGAGCGGCTTGCCTTTCCGCTCAGATGACGGACACGGTTAAGGTCGTTGATGGGGCTTATGTCGTCGGGACGCTCGACCGACGTGAGTTACGACGAGCACTGACTCCGCAGGTTTTTCGTTACGAAGTATTAAAGGAAGCCTACAACGAAGCCGTTCTCGGCGAGGCGGTAACGGATGAGTGTTTCCTGGTCGAAGAGTCGGGGACAGAGGTCCTTTCGGTCGCCGGTAGCCCGCGAAACATAAAGATAACGACCCCGCTCGATCTGGTCATCGCCGAGGCTCTCTTCGCCGCGGGCACGGAAGTATGA
- a CDS encoding PilZ domain-containing protein encodes MSINQRRHMRFSLDIPAVLVSKHGERRQTYLQQISIGGCFTEWEEYLYPGDEFRLEIQLPNRNKLPLKCKAIYRFENTGIGVRFIEATEFEQELISAIIENQMMLEGLPEFPDPFSEPPEFIKDDPSPRITDRRERREAMLDDAMIPEAG; translated from the coding sequence ATGTCGATCAATCAACGAAGACACATGCGTTTCTCGCTGGACATTCCGGCGGTGCTTGTTTCAAAGCACGGCGAGCGGCGCCAGACCTATTTGCAGCAGATAAGCATCGGCGGGTGCTTTACGGAATGGGAAGAATATCTTTATCCGGGCGACGAGTTTCGGCTTGAGATACAGTTGCCGAACCGCAACAAGCTGCCGCTTAAGTGCAAGGCCATCTACAGGTTCGAGAATACGGGGATCGGCGTGCGGTTCATTGAGGCGACGGAGTTTGAGCAGGAGCTGATCTCGGCGATCATTGAAAACCAGATGATGCTCGAGGGGCTGCCGGAGTTTCCCGACCCATTTTCAGAACCGCCCGAGTTTATAAAGGACGACCCGAGCCCGCGGATCACGGACCGCCGCGAACGCCGCGAGGCAATGCTCGACGACGCGATGATACCCGAGGCCGGTTAG
- a CDS encoding thymidine phosphorylase, translating to MRPQEIIAVKRDGGELSRSEIDAFIAGVCDGSWADYQISAMVMAMFTRGLSDEEQNALTYAMLHSGEVLDLSDIPRPKADKHSTGGVGDKTSLIIAPILAACGIAVPMISGRGLGHTGGTLDKLEAIAGYDVNISTGRFREIISKCGFAMSGQTADIAPADKKLYALRDATATVPYIPLIVASIMSKKLAEGLDALVLDVKTGSGAFMPNIEDSMRLAEAMVQTGRNFGVRTEAVVSEMGRPLGRYAGNICEVYECVKILRNEPLEFAEPTRELSLELSARAIVLAGVEGNLENARTLAEAKLGSGEAYERFIENCMLQGGDSGSIPEIDPFSGKGLTAFEIKAERSGWLEAADALAIGESVVAIGGGRIHAEDSIDFNVGFECFAEVGREVREGDVLGVLYSRTEEDADCVSEKLRAAYKIAETPVTPSPLVHGIV from the coding sequence ATGCGGCCACAGGAGATAATTGCGGTCAAAAGGGACGGCGGCGAGCTTTCCCGTTCTGAGATAGATGCCTTTATCGCGGGCGTCTGCGACGGCTCGTGGGCGGACTATCAGATCTCTGCAATGGTGATGGCGATGTTCACCCGCGGCCTGAGCGACGAAGAGCAGAACGCCCTCACTTACGCGATGCTCCATTCCGGCGAGGTTCTTGACCTCTCCGACATCCCACGCCCGAAGGCAGACAAGCATTCGACCGGCGGCGTCGGCGATAAGACCTCGCTGATCATTGCTCCGATCCTTGCTGCATGCGGCATCGCTGTTCCGATGATCTCCGGACGCGGGCTCGGCCATACGGGCGGGACGCTCGACAAGCTTGAAGCGATCGCCGGTTACGATGTGAATATTTCAACCGGCCGTTTTCGAGAGATAATCAGTAAATGCGGTTTCGCAATGTCCGGCCAGACGGCCGATATCGCTCCGGCTGACAAGAAGCTCTATGCGCTCCGCGATGCGACGGCGACGGTGCCGTATATCCCTCTGATCGTCGCCTCGATAATGTCAAAAAAATTGGCCGAGGGGCTCGATGCACTTGTTCTTGATGTAAAAACGGGCAGCGGAGCCTTTATGCCGAACATCGAAGATTCGATGCGACTGGCCGAGGCGATGGTGCAGACGGGACGTAATTTCGGCGTCCGGACCGAGGCGGTTGTTTCCGAGATGGGCCGCCCGCTTGGCCGCTATGCCGGAAACATCTGCGAAGTTTATGAGTGCGTGAAGATCCTGCGGAATGAGCCGCTTGAGTTTGCCGAACCGACACGCGAACTCTCGCTCGAGCTTTCGGCACGGGCGATAGTGCTCGCGGGCGTCGAAGGAAACCTAGAGAATGCCCGGACACTCGCCGAGGCAAAGCTCGGAAGCGGCGAGGCTTACGAACGGTTCATCGAGAACTGCATGCTGCAGGGCGGCGATTCGGGATCGATACCGGAAATCGATCCGTTTAGCGGTAAAGGCTTGACGGCATTTGAGATAAAGGCCGAGCGTTCCGGTTGGCTCGAGGCGGCGGATGCTCTGGCGATCGGCGAGTCGGTGGTTGCGATCGGCGGCGGGCGGATACATGCCGAGGACAGCATCGATTTTAACGTCGGGTTTGAGTGTTTTGCCGAGGTCGGCCGCGAGGTCCGCGAGGGCGATGTGCTCGGAGTGCTCTATTCCCGCACGGAGGAAGACGCCGATTGCGTTAGCGAGAAGTTGCGGGCTGCGTATAAAATAGCGGAAACACCGGTCACACCTTCGCCGCTTGTCCACGGTATTGTTTGA
- a CDS encoding UPF0175 family protein, producing the protein MSVQVNIPESVFNLPRPQLGRQVLETVALEGFQSGQLSLFQIREMLGFESRFEVHEFLAKHGIPWVDYPVEDLERERNDLKELLDQ; encoded by the coding sequence ATGTCGGTTCAGGTCAATATACCCGAAAGTGTTTTTAATCTGCCGCGGCCTCAGTTGGGGCGGCAGGTGCTCGAAACAGTTGCTCTGGAAGGATTCCAATCCGGACAACTTTCGCTTTTTCAGATCAGGGAAATGCTTGGTTTCGAGAGCCGTTTTGAAGTGCACGAGTTTCTTGCCAAGCATGGCATACCATGGGTAGATTATCCGGTTGAGGACCTTGAAAGAGAGCGTAATGATCTGAAAGAACTCCTCGATCAATGA
- a CDS encoding 2-C-methyl-D-erythritol 2,4-cyclodiphosphate synthase translates to MRYRIGQGSDVHRLVEGRPLIIGGVEIGSDLGADGHSDADVLLHAVTDAILGALALGDIGSHFPNSDERWKDASSSVFLSHAVSLAREKGYTAANLDCTVHLEAPKLRPHIDAMRANLAGLLETAIENVSVKAKTGEAVDAVGERKALRADAVILLERAG, encoded by the coding sequence ATGAGATACCGCATCGGACAAGGGAGCGATGTTCACCGGCTGGTCGAGGGCCGGCCTTTGATCATTGGCGGCGTTGAGATCGGATCGGACCTTGGAGCCGATGGGCATAGCGATGCGGACGTTCTGCTTCACGCGGTGACGGACGCCATCCTCGGTGCACTTGCTCTAGGCGACATCGGCTCGCATTTTCCTAATAGCGATGAGCGTTGGAAGGACGCCTCGAGCTCGGTGTTTCTCTCGCACGCAGTCTCGCTCGCTCGCGAGAAAGGCTATACGGCCGCGAATCTTGATTGCACGGTTCACCTTGAGGCTCCAAAGCTTCGGCCGCATATCGACGCGATGCGGGCAAACCTCGCCGGGCTTTTGGAAACCGCGATCGAGAACGTCAGCGTAAAGGCAAAGACCGGTGAAGCGGTCGATGCGGTCGGGGAGCGGAAAGCGCTGCGGGCCGATGCGGTGATTCTTCTGGAAAGGGCAGGTTGA
- a CDS encoding SDR family NAD(P)-dependent oxidoreductase has protein sequence MRAGIRYSLCVQVTSIHAFAEKVSLITNGNDPVGRAAALQLALQGSYVIVGDPGGEGANGLDDLLDMGTLASAINADGASAEGAKTLAAGVDEKFERLDLLVNVFSGDDDGIVAAEGMIKAASGLMEPRPKARIVNVYRLADMSGVEPIEAATVRLRAELPARFQVNSVAFVADAAAPDYVARVVLFLLSGESKAIRGETIKIR, from the coding sequence ATGCGAGCCGGAATCCGCTATTCTCTATGTGTGCAAGTCACGTCGATCCACGCATTTGCGGAAAAGGTCTCGCTGATTACCAATGGGAACGACCCGGTCGGGCGGGCAGCGGCTCTTCAGCTCGCGCTTCAGGGGAGTTATGTCATCGTTGGCGACCCCGGAGGCGAAGGGGCAAATGGGCTCGATGACCTGCTTGATATGGGTACGCTTGCTTCCGCGATAAATGCTGATGGAGCTTCCGCCGAAGGTGCGAAGACACTTGCGGCAGGTGTTGATGAAAAATTCGAGCGATTAGACCTTTTAGTGAACGTGTTTTCCGGCGATGATGACGGCATCGTAGCGGCGGAGGGCATGATCAAGGCTGCATCTGGGCTGATGGAGCCGCGGCCGAAGGCTAGGATCGTCAATGTTTATCGGCTCGCGGATATGAGCGGCGTTGAGCCGATCGAAGCGGCAACGGTGCGGCTTCGGGCGGAACTTCCGGCTCGTTTTCAGGTCAACTCCGTCGCTTTCGTGGCAGATGCCGCGGCACCTGACTACGTTGCGAGGGTCGTGCTTTTTCTGCTCTCCGGCGAGTCGAAAGCCATTCGCGGAGAAACGATAAAAATAAGGTGA